In the genome of Robbsia betulipollinis, one region contains:
- a CDS encoding helix-turn-helix domain-containing protein: MEKRYFHLSAEERAAIMIESGKNASIRSIARLLGRNASSISRELARNRTETRRCYDATAAAKAYRARRERSRRPRKLTAGSA; the protein is encoded by the coding sequence ATGGAAAAAAGATATTTTCATCTGAGCGCGGAAGAGCGCGCGGCAATCATGATCGAAAGCGGTAAAAACGCGAGCATCCGGTCGATAGCGAGGCTGCTGGGACGCAACGCGTCTAGCATCAGCCGAGAACTCGCGCGTAACCGGACTGAGACGCGCAGGTGTTATGACGCCACTGCCGCTGCAAAGGCGTATCGCGCACGGCGTGAACGAAGCCGAAGGCCACGCAAATTGACCGCTGGTAGTGCG
- a CDS encoding GNAT family N-acetyltransferase, producing MTKIRPARFPDDHDVVVAIFREYIGSATVSLEFQDYEDELSNLPGKYAGPRGRLLLAWLDNHVVGCAAFREVDANTCEMKRVYVRAGIRGQKIGRRLVEEVLNVARSAGYARICLDVLPEFTVAQRLYESLGFIQTPPVTFNPVPGTLFLGLNLRSSVDMPGSSTPPDRAVQAVENI from the coding sequence ATGACCAAAATCAGACCCGCCCGATTCCCTGACGACCACGACGTAGTCGTCGCGATTTTTCGTGAATATATCGGTAGCGCGACAGTCAGCCTCGAGTTTCAGGATTACGAAGATGAACTGTCTAACTTGCCGGGAAAATACGCAGGACCTCGGGGCAGGTTGTTGCTCGCCTGGCTCGATAACCACGTGGTTGGCTGTGCCGCATTTCGAGAGGTGGATGCAAATACCTGCGAGATGAAACGCGTCTACGTACGGGCAGGTATTCGCGGCCAAAAAATTGGGCGGCGCCTGGTCGAAGAAGTTTTGAACGTGGCACGTTCCGCAGGCTACGCGCGTATATGCCTTGATGTCTTGCCTGAATTCACCGTTGCACAACGTTTGTATGAATCCTTGGGATTCATACAAACGCCTCCCGTGACCTTCAATCCTGTTCCGGGCACTCTGTTCTTAGGACTAAACCTAAGGAGCAGTGTTGATATGCCAGGATCTTCAACCCCACCAGATAGGGCTGTGCAAGCTGTCGAAAATATCTAG